A section of the Kribbella sp. HUAS MG21 genome encodes:
- a CDS encoding LacI family DNA-binding transcriptional regulator has product MASRITRSPGIKDVAALAGVSASTASKALNRTGHLREETRMRVQQAAETLGFVPDGRGRALASGRSFTVGLITTDSSGRFSIPIMLGAEDALSAGEMALVLCDTRDDPLREHHYLKSLVARRVDGIIVTGRRTEPREPIDAPIPVVYAFSPSKDPRDTSVLVDDSGGAASAVQHLMALGRERIAHVTGPQSHLSARIRAAATSREAAAAFLGEPLYGEWSERWGRHAVDVLLRTQPDVDAITCGSDQIARGVCDRLRELGRSVPDDIAVTGYDNWSVMAMASRPPLTTVDMELEELGRRTANLLIDAIAGSPHPGPTHLPTRLIPRESTLGT; this is encoded by the coding sequence ATGGCGTCACGGATCACCCGCTCGCCAGGAATCAAGGACGTGGCCGCACTGGCAGGCGTCTCGGCGAGCACGGCGTCGAAGGCGCTCAACCGTACCGGTCACCTCCGCGAGGAGACCCGGATGCGGGTCCAGCAGGCCGCGGAGACGCTCGGGTTCGTCCCCGACGGCCGCGGCCGCGCGCTCGCGTCCGGCCGCAGTTTTACGGTCGGGCTGATCACCACGGACAGCTCGGGCCGGTTCAGCATCCCGATCATGCTCGGGGCCGAGGACGCGCTCAGCGCCGGCGAGATGGCGCTCGTGCTCTGCGACACCCGCGACGACCCGCTCCGCGAGCACCACTACCTGAAGTCGCTGGTGGCCCGCCGGGTGGACGGCATCATCGTGACCGGCCGCCGCACGGAGCCGCGCGAGCCGATCGACGCGCCGATCCCCGTCGTCTACGCGTTCAGCCCGTCCAAGGACCCGCGCGACACCTCGGTGCTCGTCGACGACTCCGGCGGCGCCGCGTCGGCCGTCCAGCACCTCATGGCGCTGGGCCGCGAGCGGATCGCGCACGTCACCGGCCCGCAGTCCCACCTCAGCGCCCGGATCCGCGCGGCAGCGACGAGCCGGGAGGCGGCGGCCGCGTTCCTCGGCGAGCCCTTGTACGGCGAGTGGAGCGAGCGCTGGGGCCGGCACGCCGTCGACGTACTGCTCCGGACCCAGCCGGACGTCGATGCGATCACCTGCGGCAGCGACCAGATCGCGCGCGGCGTCTGCGACCGGCTGCGCGAGCTCGGCCGCTCCGTCCCCGACGACATCGCGGTCACCGGCTACGACAACTGGTCGGTGATGGCGATGGCCAGCCGTCCGCCGCTGACGACCGTCGACATGGAGCTCGAGGAGCTCGGCCGGCGGACCGCCAATCTCCTCATCGACGCGATCGCCGGCTCCCCGCACCCCGGCCCCACGCACCTGCCCACCCGGCTGATCCCCAGGGAGTCGACCCTCGGGACCTGA
- a CDS encoding extracellular solute-binding protein, with protein MGEPGDRCHARLAAQGLIVLTRRKFLGATAAAAGGLAGAGLVSSCSSVLPEPDVQAAGFGQDATGTVQVWCRAATQSGLTDLVKKFNASQDRLTVELTPVLDAQYVTKLATAIRGRSVPDLVDIDDINSMLFIYRDAFTDLTEPLSALDFRDRLSPGHLRLATKGDRVYGVPYLADNSMFWFNTELCDRADVDPDEAVKSFGNLLDAARKLRKLGDDIYAWSFPANSPGALGFVVQPMIWAADTDLIKGVVPDQSGDIVGNDAVRQMLELHRQLWVDGLVPRANFSDDASRWGSDFRAGKVGIFPSNYSVVVSASDAAFHKKVTPRLLSGPDGGAAFFDGGDNMCIPRGARNASGAWEFVRFALDLPQQIDLPAGGYTPVRSDARTSEFAAKYPLATLPLERIQEGYAPTTLSYNLLYNQPDGPWLQMFRRAVFDGELEAAMKEAQQNFDRILRQGQA; from the coding sequence GTGGGCGAACCGGGAGATCGGTGCCATGCGCGTCTGGCTGCCCAGGGCCTGATCGTGCTCACCCGGCGGAAGTTCCTCGGCGCCACCGCCGCGGCGGCAGGTGGCCTGGCCGGGGCCGGTCTCGTCTCGAGTTGCAGCTCGGTCCTGCCCGAACCCGACGTCCAGGCGGCGGGTTTCGGGCAGGACGCCACCGGCACCGTGCAGGTGTGGTGCCGGGCGGCGACGCAGAGCGGTCTGACCGACCTGGTGAAGAAGTTCAACGCGTCGCAGGACCGGCTCACCGTCGAGCTGACGCCGGTCCTCGACGCGCAGTACGTGACCAAGCTGGCGACCGCGATCCGCGGCCGGAGTGTGCCTGACCTGGTCGACATCGACGACATCAACTCGATGCTGTTCATCTACCGCGACGCCTTCACCGACCTGACCGAACCGCTTTCCGCACTCGATTTCCGTGACCGGCTCAGCCCCGGTCACCTGCGGCTGGCGACGAAGGGCGACCGGGTGTACGGCGTTCCGTACCTCGCCGACAACTCGATGTTCTGGTTCAACACCGAGCTGTGCGACCGGGCGGACGTGGACCCGGACGAGGCCGTGAAGTCGTTCGGCAACCTGCTGGACGCGGCCCGGAAACTGCGGAAACTCGGCGACGACATCTACGCGTGGAGTTTCCCGGCCAACAGCCCGGGCGCGCTCGGCTTCGTCGTCCAGCCGATGATCTGGGCGGCGGACACCGATCTGATCAAGGGCGTCGTACCCGACCAGTCCGGGGACATCGTCGGGAACGACGCGGTCCGGCAGATGCTCGAGCTGCACCGGCAGCTGTGGGTCGACGGGCTGGTGCCGCGGGCGAACTTCTCCGACGACGCGTCCCGGTGGGGCAGCGATTTCCGGGCCGGGAAGGTCGGCATCTTCCCGTCGAACTACAGCGTCGTCGTGTCCGCGTCCGACGCTGCCTTCCACAAGAAGGTCACACCGCGGCTGCTGTCCGGCCCGGACGGCGGCGCCGCGTTCTTCGACGGCGGCGACAACATGTGCATCCCACGGGGTGCCCGGAACGCGTCCGGCGCCTGGGAGTTCGTCCGCTTCGCGCTCGACCTGCCGCAGCAGATCGACCTGCCGGCGGGCGGTTACACGCCCGTCCGGTCGGACGCCCGGACGTCCGAGTTCGCCGCGAAGTACCCGTTGGCGACGCTGCCGCTGGAACGCATCCAGGAGGGGTACGCGCCGACAACGCTGTCCTACAACCTCCTCTACAACCAGCCGGACGGGCCGTGGCTGCAGATGTTCCGCCGCGCCGTGTTCGACGGCGAACTGGAGGCCGCCATGAAGGAAGCACAGCAGAACTTCGACCGCATCCTCCGCCAGGGGCAGGCATGA
- a CDS encoding GDSL-type esterase/lipase family protein: MSRRTILGGAIGVAGGALGAASAPPAGATGTGSSMGRSGVGSRWAASWATAQTAPTPVDIDATTGFTDTTIRNTFRLSAGGAVVRLRFANPFGATSVVIGPVTANAEPVLFGGEKDVVLAAGATVVSDPVYVAVPDGGDLTVSMYLPGPTGPISFHRNVHSTGYVGNRPTNSVFLLNGIDVEAAGRSVIAVLGDSITEGVGTPDNANLRWPDQYAARFRRRPAIANLGISGNRVLLNDARFGPSGQSRFDRDVLSLPNLQTLVVFLGINDIQQPPSQTHPGRLLQGYEQLVRRAHDHDLEMIGATIGPFKGWIRYTGELDQVRDDVNAVLRRGRLFDQLLDVDAALRDPADPARLRAAFDSGDGLHPNQAGAQAIALAL, encoded by the coding sequence GTGTCCCGCCGCACAATCCTCGGCGGCGCCATCGGCGTCGCCGGGGGAGCGCTCGGCGCCGCGAGCGCACCACCGGCAGGTGCGACCGGTACCGGGTCGTCCATGGGCCGGTCAGGGGTCGGGAGCCGGTGGGCTGCCAGTTGGGCGACGGCGCAGACCGCTCCTACTCCCGTGGACATCGACGCGACCACCGGATTCACCGACACCACGATCCGGAACACGTTCCGGCTCAGCGCCGGTGGCGCCGTCGTACGCCTGCGCTTCGCCAACCCGTTCGGCGCCACCTCTGTCGTCATCGGGCCGGTCACCGCGAACGCCGAGCCGGTTCTGTTCGGCGGCGAGAAGGACGTGGTGCTCGCGGCCGGCGCGACGGTGGTGAGTGATCCCGTATACGTCGCCGTACCGGACGGTGGCGATCTGACCGTCAGCATGTACCTGCCCGGCCCGACCGGACCGATCAGTTTCCACCGGAACGTGCATTCGACCGGTTACGTCGGCAACCGCCCGACCAACTCGGTGTTCCTGCTCAATGGCATCGACGTCGAGGCCGCCGGACGATCGGTCATCGCGGTCCTCGGCGACTCGATCACCGAGGGCGTCGGAACCCCCGACAACGCGAACCTCCGCTGGCCCGACCAGTACGCCGCGCGGTTCCGACGGCGCCCCGCGATCGCGAATCTCGGCATCAGCGGGAACCGGGTTCTGCTCAACGACGCCCGTTTCGGTCCGAGCGGACAGTCCCGCTTCGACCGCGACGTCCTGAGCCTGCCGAACCTGCAGACCCTCGTGGTGTTCCTCGGTATCAACGACATCCAGCAGCCGCCGAGCCAGACGCACCCAGGACGACTGCTCCAGGGATACGAGCAGCTGGTACGACGTGCACACGACCACGACCTCGAGATGATCGGCGCGACGATCGGCCCGTTCAAGGGCTGGATCCGCTACACCGGCGAACTCGACCAGGTCCGCGACGACGTCAACGCCGTCCTGCGGCGCGGACGCCTCTTCGATCAGCTCCTCGACGTCGACGCCGCCCTGCGTGACCCGGCCGACCCGGCCCGGCTCCGTGCCGCCTTCGACAGCGGAGACGGTCTGCACCCCAACCAGGCAGGCGCGCAGGCGATCGCCCTGGCCCTTTGA
- a CDS encoding polysaccharide lyase 8 family protein yields the protein MPDLSIRRRTVLGGMIGTATALSLPASSWAATRTATAIDELRRRWQTLLTGGPTVDPSDPDLAVAIARVDRLAQSALATLDRSTGRTALWPDLASTTLSNHVASNFRRIKQIAVAWATNGSAYHGNESVAEDIRGALEWMHANRYSPTLPRYDNDYDWEIGGASAFADTLVLLYDVIPAETRTTYTAAINHYTPDPNLWRADRQIATGANRVWIATVVATRAVLDGDTAALVRVRDAISDVDGNGANSVLAFNDAPGRLDGTGEGFYSDGSFLQHYKHPYNGGYGKELLGTLSSLLYLLGGTEWTVTDPDLENIYGWINDAFDPLMVRGDLMGSVCGREIARPSKQNHAPTQTIIEGTLRMIPAAPAERAVQLTALVKQWIIEDTFRDFLKVTDPASLVAARNVLASSTTARGPLVLHKQYPRMDKVAHHRPAFTIGLSAYSSRIYNYESIQNENLHGWHLSDGMVLVYDDDLGHYSGDYWPTVDPYRLPGTTIDTRRLADSYGFRKTSEADWVGGTSVPGRTIGAYGMDLRGYGTNLRALKSWFLIDDVMACVGSDITGDGEVETIVENRKLRTGDETFTAAPGWCHLEGTGGYVFPDRPPIRTLRENRTATWREINLKYGTDTPVTRPYQTVWFAHGTAPVGQGYYYVQLPTATLAQTKTFAGKLPVQKLRADNTAHAVRLHRVLAANFWTAGTVAELTADGPASVVVAGGTIAISDPTQTRSSVTLDVDKPELLPENVGDGVTVTRHGRGWRIVIDTTDRHGGTATVTFR from the coding sequence ATGCCAGACCTCAGCATCCGCCGGCGAACAGTCCTCGGCGGCATGATCGGCACCGCCACGGCACTGTCACTTCCGGCTTCCAGTTGGGCCGCCACCAGGACCGCAACTGCCATCGACGAGCTCCGCCGTCGCTGGCAGACCTTGCTCACTGGCGGGCCGACCGTCGACCCGTCCGATCCCGACCTGGCAGTCGCGATCGCGCGCGTGGACCGCCTCGCCCAGTCCGCCCTCGCCACCCTCGACCGCTCTACGGGACGAACGGCGCTCTGGCCGGATCTCGCGAGTACGACGCTCTCCAACCACGTCGCCTCGAACTTCCGCCGGATCAAGCAGATCGCCGTCGCGTGGGCCACCAACGGTTCGGCGTACCACGGCAACGAGTCCGTCGCCGAGGACATCCGCGGCGCCCTCGAGTGGATGCACGCCAACCGCTACAGCCCCACGCTGCCGCGGTACGACAACGACTACGACTGGGAGATCGGCGGCGCCTCCGCGTTCGCCGACACGCTGGTCCTGCTGTACGACGTGATTCCGGCGGAAACGCGGACGACGTACACGGCGGCCATCAACCACTACACGCCGGACCCCAACCTGTGGCGTGCCGACCGGCAGATCGCGACCGGCGCGAACCGGGTCTGGATCGCCACCGTGGTAGCGACCCGCGCGGTCCTCGACGGCGACACGGCCGCGCTGGTGCGCGTGCGCGACGCGATCAGCGACGTCGACGGCAACGGCGCGAACAGCGTGCTCGCCTTCAACGACGCTCCCGGCCGCCTCGACGGGACGGGCGAGGGCTTCTACAGCGACGGTTCGTTCCTGCAGCACTACAAGCATCCGTACAACGGCGGCTACGGCAAGGAACTGCTCGGAACGCTGTCCTCCCTGTTGTACCTGCTCGGCGGCACCGAGTGGACCGTCACGGATCCGGACCTGGAGAACATCTACGGCTGGATCAACGACGCGTTCGACCCGCTGATGGTCCGCGGTGACCTGATGGGGTCGGTCTGCGGTCGCGAGATCGCACGACCCAGCAAGCAGAACCACGCACCGACGCAGACGATCATCGAGGGCACGCTGCGGATGATCCCGGCCGCGCCGGCGGAACGCGCCGTCCAGCTCACCGCTCTCGTCAAGCAGTGGATCATCGAGGACACTTTCCGCGATTTCCTGAAGGTGACCGATCCGGCGTCGCTGGTCGCGGCCCGGAACGTGCTCGCGTCGTCCACGACCGCCCGCGGTCCGCTGGTCCTGCACAAGCAGTACCCGCGGATGGACAAGGTCGCGCACCACCGCCCGGCGTTCACGATCGGCCTCAGCGCGTACTCGTCCCGGATCTACAACTACGAGTCGATCCAGAACGAGAACCTGCACGGCTGGCACCTGTCCGACGGGATGGTGCTGGTGTACGACGACGACCTCGGTCACTACTCGGGTGACTACTGGCCCACGGTCGATCCCTACCGGTTGCCGGGGACAACGATCGATACGCGGCGACTGGCCGACTCCTACGGTTTTCGCAAGACCAGTGAGGCCGACTGGGTCGGCGGTACGTCGGTTCCGGGCCGGACGATCGGTGCGTACGGCATGGATCTGCGCGGATACGGGACGAACCTGCGCGCGTTGAAGAGCTGGTTCCTGATCGACGACGTGATGGCCTGCGTCGGCTCGGACATCACCGGCGACGGTGAGGTCGAGACGATCGTCGAGAACCGCAAGCTGCGCACCGGCGACGAAACCTTCACCGCCGCGCCGGGCTGGTGTCATCTCGAAGGCACCGGCGGCTACGTTTTCCCCGACCGCCCGCCGATCCGGACGTTGCGCGAGAACCGGACCGCCACCTGGCGCGAGATCAACCTGAAGTACGGCACGGACACCCCGGTGACTCGCCCGTACCAAACCGTGTGGTTCGCGCACGGGACGGCGCCGGTCGGGCAGGGCTACTACTACGTGCAACTGCCGACAGCGACGCTGGCGCAGACGAAAACGTTCGCGGGGAAGCTCCCGGTGCAGAAACTGCGTGCGGACAACACGGCACACGCGGTCCGGCTCCACCGCGTCCTGGCCGCCAACTTCTGGACGGCCGGAACCGTCGCCGAGCTCACCGCCGACGGCCCGGCCTCGGTCGTGGTCGCCGGCGGAACGATCGCGATCTCCGACCCGACGCAGACCCGCAGCTCGGTCACCCTCGACGTCGACAAACCCGAGCTGCTCCCGGAGAACGTTGGCGACGGTGTGACGGTGACCCGACACGGCCGCGGTTGGCGCATCGTCATCGACACCACCGACCGTCACGGCGGCACCGCAACCGTCACCTTCCGCTGA
- a CDS encoding beta-L-arabinofuranosidase domain-containing protein: protein MSASPETVSTVSTSRSPAATTKGRRHPLGLGQVTITGGFWAPRQARNGADAIPSGQDQLENAGNLQNLRLAAGIGEGEAIGPVFADSDVYKWLEAAAWEYGRNPDDGLLARIRDLTAVVAAAQREDGYLDSVVQLRYGDEGRYQQLVWSHEHYCAGHLIQAAVAQVRCTGDRALLDVAIKLADHLVATFGDDRTVDVDGHPVIEMALVELYRETGTAAYLDLAKWFVDARGHGIIERHGHSPAYFSDRVPVREATSVEGHSVRAVYLAAGAADVALETGDDELLDALKRQFDHMWSTKTYVTGGLGARWEGEAFGDEYELPADRAYAETCAAIGGIQWAWRMLLATGEAFYADAIERMLYNGFLAGVSLSGTEYFYVNPLQLRGAAYPDTGRSPAHGRRGWFDCACCPPNIMRTLSSLDGYVATTTPDAVQVHQYVAGVIRSGDSELRVETNYPWEGAVRITADAPVAVELRIPAWAVGATVNGEQVEAGGYARVEAAEIDLRLPLDPRIVAADPRIDAVRGCVALERGPLVYAVEQADNEADVDDLHLLPEAPVARAAELLDGVTLLAARGKAGTGHREGWPFTVDAADSTGAEVEVVAIPYYAWANREIGAMRVWLPRA, encoded by the coding sequence ATGAGCGCTTCCCCGGAAACTGTCAGCACTGTCAGTACTTCCCGCAGCCCGGCCGCGACCACCAAGGGCCGCCGGCACCCTCTCGGACTCGGCCAGGTCACCATCACCGGTGGCTTCTGGGCGCCGCGGCAGGCCCGCAACGGCGCCGACGCGATCCCCAGCGGCCAGGACCAGCTGGAGAACGCGGGCAACCTCCAGAACCTCCGGCTCGCCGCCGGGATCGGCGAGGGCGAGGCGATCGGCCCGGTCTTCGCGGACTCCGACGTCTACAAGTGGCTCGAGGCCGCCGCGTGGGAGTACGGCCGCAACCCCGACGACGGCCTGCTCGCACGGATCCGCGACCTGACCGCGGTGGTCGCGGCGGCGCAGCGCGAGGACGGCTACCTCGACTCGGTCGTCCAGCTCCGGTACGGCGACGAGGGCCGCTACCAGCAACTCGTCTGGAGTCACGAGCACTACTGCGCCGGCCATCTGATCCAGGCCGCCGTCGCGCAGGTCCGCTGCACCGGCGACCGGGCGCTGCTCGACGTCGCGATCAAGCTCGCCGACCACCTGGTCGCGACCTTCGGCGACGACAGGACGGTCGACGTCGACGGCCACCCGGTCATCGAGATGGCCCTGGTCGAGTTGTATCGAGAAACCGGTACGGCGGCGTACCTCGACCTGGCCAAGTGGTTCGTGGACGCGCGCGGTCACGGAATCATCGAGCGGCACGGCCATTCGCCGGCGTACTTCTCCGACCGCGTTCCGGTCCGCGAGGCGACCAGCGTCGAGGGCCACTCGGTCCGCGCGGTCTACCTGGCCGCCGGCGCCGCCGACGTGGCGCTGGAGACCGGCGACGACGAGCTGCTCGATGCGCTGAAGCGGCAGTTCGACCACATGTGGTCGACGAAAACGTATGTCACCGGCGGACTGGGCGCGCGCTGGGAGGGTGAGGCGTTCGGTGACGAGTACGAGTTGCCGGCGGACCGCGCGTACGCCGAGACGTGTGCCGCGATCGGCGGCATCCAGTGGGCGTGGCGGATGCTGCTCGCGACCGGTGAGGCGTTCTACGCGGACGCCATCGAGCGGATGCTGTACAACGGTTTCCTCGCCGGCGTTTCACTTTCCGGAACGGAGTACTTCTACGTCAACCCGCTGCAGCTGCGCGGTGCGGCGTACCCGGACACCGGCCGGAGTCCGGCGCACGGGCGGCGCGGCTGGTTCGACTGCGCCTGCTGCCCGCCGAACATCATGCGCACCCTGTCCAGCCTCGACGGGTACGTCGCGACGACGACGCCGGACGCCGTGCAGGTCCATCAGTACGTCGCCGGCGTGATCAGGTCCGGTGATTCCGAACTGCGTGTCGAGACGAACTACCCGTGGGAAGGTGCCGTCCGGATCACCGCCGACGCGCCGGTCGCGGTCGAGTTGCGGATCCCGGCCTGGGCGGTCGGCGCGACCGTCAACGGCGAGCAGGTGGAGGCCGGCGGGTACGCGCGGGTCGAGGCGGCGGAGATCGACCTGCGGCTGCCGCTCGACCCGCGGATCGTCGCCGCGGATCCGCGCATCGACGCCGTCCGTGGCTGCGTCGCGCTGGAACGCGGGCCGCTGGTCTACGCGGTCGAGCAGGCGGACAACGAGGCGGACGTCGACGACCTGCATCTGTTGCCCGAGGCTCCTGTTGCGCGCGCCGCGGAACTGCTGGACGGCGTGACGCTGCTGGCGGCGCGTGGCAAGGCCGGCACCGGGCATCGGGAGGGCTGGCCGTTCACGGTGGACGCCGCCGACTCGACAGGCGCCGAGGTCGAGGTGGTCGCGATCCCGTACTACGCGTGGGCGAACCGGGAGATCGGTGCCATGCGCGTCTGGCTGCCCAGGGCCTGA
- a CDS encoding acetylxylan esterase, producing MLVDMPLDRLREYRPEPEEPADFDAFWKQTLDDAAGHPIDARFVPYDARLATVEVQDVTFSGWGGQPVKAWLLLPRHRTGPLPAVVQYIGYNGGRGIPYEWLTWSAVGYAHLVMDNRGQGGGGKTVAETPDIAPEGHGSAAPGFLTRGIEDPAKHYYRRLITDAVRAVDAAKSSPDIDSDRVAVLGGSQGGGLALAVAGLRDDLSAAIADVPFLCHYRRASQITDNGPYAEIARWLKGHRSGTETAIGTLSYFDAVNFAARATCRAWFSVALMDNICPPSTVFAAYHRYAGASEIEVFTYNGHEGGAEYDVPRKLSALASAFGRGV from the coding sequence ATGCTGGTCGACATGCCCTTGGACCGGTTGCGTGAGTACCGGCCGGAGCCGGAGGAGCCCGCGGACTTCGACGCGTTCTGGAAGCAGACGCTCGACGACGCGGCCGGCCACCCGATCGACGCCCGGTTCGTACCGTACGACGCACGTCTCGCGACCGTCGAGGTCCAGGACGTGACGTTCAGCGGCTGGGGCGGTCAACCGGTGAAGGCGTGGCTGCTCCTGCCACGTCACCGCACCGGCCCGCTGCCCGCGGTCGTCCAGTACATCGGCTACAACGGCGGGCGGGGGATCCCGTACGAGTGGCTGACCTGGAGCGCCGTCGGGTATGCGCACCTGGTCATGGACAACCGCGGTCAAGGTGGGGGCGGAAAAACCGTGGCGGAAACTCCGGACATCGCGCCGGAAGGACACGGATCGGCGGCACCCGGTTTCCTGACCCGCGGAATCGAGGATCCGGCGAAGCACTACTACCGCCGCCTGATCACCGACGCCGTGCGCGCGGTCGACGCCGCGAAGAGCAGTCCCGACATCGACAGCGATCGCGTCGCCGTACTGGGCGGCAGCCAGGGCGGCGGACTTGCGCTCGCGGTCGCGGGGCTACGCGACGACCTGTCCGCAGCGATCGCCGACGTACCGTTCCTGTGCCACTACCGGCGGGCGTCGCAGATCACCGACAACGGTCCGTACGCCGAGATCGCCCGCTGGCTCAAGGGACACCGGTCCGGGACGGAAACCGCGATCGGAACACTGTCGTACTTCGACGCGGTGAACTTCGCCGCCCGCGCCACCTGCCGCGCGTGGTTCTCGGTCGCCCTGATGGACAACATCTGCCCGCCGTCGACGGTGTTCGCGGCGTACCACCGCTATGCCGGCGCCTCGGAGATCGAGGTGTTCACCTACAACGGTCACGAGGGCGGGGCGGAGTACGACGTACCGCGAAAGCTCAGCGCGCTCGCTTCCGCCTTCGGCCGCGGTGTTTGA